One window of Stenotrophomonas indicatrix genomic DNA carries:
- the dinB gene encoding DNA polymerase IV translates to MNALRKIIHVDMDAFYASVEQRDDPSLRGKPVVVAWRGARSVVCAASYEARVFGVRSAMPAVRAERLCPDAIFVPPDFARYKAVSRHVREIFLRHTDLVEPLSLDEAYLDVTAPKSDIVLATDIARTIRAQIREETHLTASAGIAPNKFLAKIASDWRKPDGQFVIPPQRVDAFLLPLPVNRVPGVGKVMEGKLAARGIVTCGDLRQWTLQDLEEAFGSFGRSLYNRARGVDERPVEPDQQVQSISSEDTFAEDLLLEDLGEAIVQLAGKTWQATRKTERIGHTVVLKLKTAQFRILTRSFTPERPPESMAELRDIALALRARVDLPADTRYRLVGVGLGGFREKEAVVQGELFEHTQTDHS, encoded by the coding sequence ATGAACGCACTGCGCAAGATCATCCACGTCGACATGGACGCCTTCTACGCGTCGGTGGAGCAGCGCGACGATCCGTCACTGCGCGGCAAGCCGGTGGTTGTGGCATGGCGCGGCGCGCGTTCAGTGGTGTGCGCAGCCTCGTACGAGGCGCGCGTGTTCGGCGTGCGTTCGGCGATGCCGGCGGTGCGGGCCGAGCGCCTGTGCCCGGACGCGATCTTCGTGCCGCCGGACTTCGCACGTTACAAGGCGGTGTCACGCCACGTGCGCGAGATCTTCCTGCGTCATACCGACCTGGTCGAGCCGTTGTCACTGGATGAGGCCTATCTGGATGTCACGGCGCCGAAGAGCGACATCGTGCTGGCCACCGACATCGCCCGCACCATCCGCGCGCAGATCCGCGAGGAAACCCACCTGACTGCTTCAGCCGGGATCGCACCGAACAAGTTCCTGGCCAAGATCGCCTCGGACTGGCGCAAGCCCGACGGCCAGTTCGTGATTCCGCCGCAGCGGGTGGATGCGTTCCTGCTGCCGCTGCCGGTGAACCGCGTGCCCGGCGTCGGCAAGGTGATGGAAGGCAAGCTGGCGGCGCGCGGCATCGTCACCTGCGGCGACCTGCGGCAGTGGACCCTGCAGGACCTGGAAGAGGCCTTCGGCAGCTTCGGCCGCAGCCTGTACAACCGTGCGCGCGGCGTCGACGAGCGGCCGGTGGAACCAGACCAGCAGGTGCAGTCGATCTCTTCCGAAGACACCTTCGCCGAGGACCTGTTGCTGGAAGACCTGGGTGAAGCGATCGTGCAGCTGGCCGGGAAGACCTGGCAGGCCACGCGCAAGACCGAACGCATCGGCCACACCGTGGTGTTGAAGCTGAAGACCGCGCAGTTCCGCATCCTCACCCGCAGCTTCACCCCGGAACGCCCGCCGGAATCGATGGCCGAACTACGCGACATCGCACTGGCATTGCGCGCCCGCGTAGATCTACCCGCCGACACCCGCTACCGCCTGGTCGGCGTCGGCCTCGGCGGTTTCCGTGAAAAGGAAGCGGTAGTGCAGGGCGAATTGTTCGAGCACACCCAGACCGATCATTCCTGA
- a CDS encoding MBL fold metallo-hydrolase, whose protein sequence is MRTATLLLPLALAAGFASPPLLAASAAPAPATAAKSQLRLQTFHPGPKAMFPVSSVLIEGRNDAILVNAQFGAGDARRLVEQIRASGKQLTTIYISHGDPDYYFGLATVQDAFPQARIVATAQTVAHIRESQAGKLAYWGPKMGADVPARIVVPAVLEGDALQLEDQRLPLIGLDGPTPDRSVLWVPSLRAIVGGIPVVAGEHVWMADTQTPQSHADWLRTLQQLQALKPKVVVPGHYAEGAALDASALRFTAEYIRAFDVETAKAKDSAALVKAMQARYPKLAGVASLELSAKVAKGEMQWP, encoded by the coding sequence ATGCGCACCGCTACCCTGCTGCTCCCCCTCGCGCTGGCTGCAGGTTTCGCCAGCCCTCCGCTGCTGGCCGCATCGGCCGCCCCTGCGCCTGCCACTGCTGCGAAATCCCAGCTGCGCCTGCAGACCTTCCATCCTGGCCCGAAGGCGATGTTCCCGGTGTCCTCGGTGCTGATCGAAGGGCGCAACGACGCGATCCTGGTCAACGCGCAGTTCGGGGCCGGCGATGCGCGCCGGCTGGTCGAGCAGATCCGCGCCAGCGGCAAGCAGCTGACCACCATCTACATCAGCCATGGCGATCCGGATTACTACTTCGGGCTGGCCACCGTGCAGGACGCGTTCCCGCAGGCGCGCATCGTCGCCACCGCGCAGACCGTGGCGCACATCCGTGAATCCCAGGCCGGCAAGCTGGCGTACTGGGGACCGAAGATGGGCGCCGACGTTCCCGCACGCATCGTGGTGCCCGCCGTACTGGAAGGCGATGCACTGCAACTGGAAGATCAGCGCCTGCCGTTGATCGGCCTGGATGGGCCGACGCCGGACCGCAGCGTGCTGTGGGTACCGTCACTGCGCGCGATCGTCGGGGGTATTCCGGTGGTGGCCGGCGAGCATGTGTGGATGGCCGATACGCAGACGCCGCAGTCGCATGCCGATTGGCTGCGCACGCTGCAGCAGCTGCAGGCGTTGAAGCCGAAGGTAGTGGTGCCCGGCCATTACGCGGAGGGTGCGGCGCTGGATGCCAGTGCGTTGCGCTTCACGGCGGAGTACATCCGGGCCTTCGATGTTGAAACAGCCAAGGCCAAGGACAGTGCGGCGTTGGTGAAGGCGATGCAGGCGCGTTACCCGAAGCTGGCGGGTGTGGCGTCGCTGGAGTTGAGTGCGAAGGTGGCCAAGGGCGAGATGCAGTGGCCGTAA
- a CDS encoding NAD(P)-dependent oxidoreductase produces MKIALVGATGNIGRQIARHALANGHQLTVIVRSAQDLPAELAGAHPVIASLDDQDALVAAITGHDVLASAYGPRPGDDIGRVGEVAAQLADAARKAKVPRLVVVGGAGSLEVAPGVQLVDTPTFPEAYKPYALAHREAFNRLQAVDDLDWTFFSPAAEIGPGEERGQYRVQPKALLADASGHSRISYADYGAAFVAELEAHTYPKQIITAAY; encoded by the coding sequence ATGAAGATCGCCCTCGTCGGTGCCACCGGCAACATCGGCCGCCAGATCGCCCGCCACGCGCTGGCCAACGGCCACCAACTGACCGTCATCGTGCGCAGCGCGCAGGACCTGCCGGCCGAGCTGGCCGGCGCCCATCCGGTCATCGCCTCGCTGGATGACCAGGATGCCCTGGTCGCCGCCATCACCGGCCACGATGTGCTGGCCAGCGCCTACGGCCCGCGCCCGGGCGACGACATCGGCCGTGTCGGCGAGGTTGCCGCACAGCTGGCCGATGCCGCCCGCAAGGCCAAGGTGCCGCGCCTGGTCGTGGTCGGCGGTGCCGGCAGCCTGGAAGTCGCCCCCGGTGTGCAGCTGGTCGACACCCCCACCTTCCCGGAGGCTTACAAGCCGTACGCGCTGGCCCACCGTGAAGCGTTCAACCGGCTGCAGGCAGTGGATGACCTGGATTGGACCTTCTTCTCGCCGGCCGCCGAAATCGGCCCGGGTGAAGAGCGTGGGCAGTATCGCGTGCAGCCCAAGGCGTTGCTCGCCGATGCCAGCGGCCATAGCCGCATCAGCTACGCCGACTACGGCGCCGCGTTCGTCGCCGAACTGGAAGCGCACACGTACCCGAAGCAGATCATCACGGCAGCGTACTGA
- a CDS encoding LysR family transcriptional regulator, with the protein MDRLTAMTVFVEVAERGSLTAAAEVLDMSRAMVSRYLAEVEGWLGARLLHRTTRRVSLTGAGEAALARFRQMLAIGDELQGELASDDPEPHGTLRITASVSFGQSHLARAVAAFVQRHPAARIELLLVDRTVNLVEERVDLAVRIARQIDPSLIARRLAICRSVLCATPAYLQARGTPTAPEHLAAHNCLTHHYVGKSLWQLHREGRSLSVAVGGNISANEASLLLEAVRANAGIAMLPTYQVAPLLRSGELIELLPEYSLDELGIHAVYASRRQQPAIMRRFLDFLAECFASPAFQDLDWRPSGKENT; encoded by the coding sequence ATGGACCGATTGACCGCCATGACCGTATTTGTCGAAGTTGCCGAGCGCGGCAGCCTGACCGCCGCCGCCGAGGTGCTGGACATGTCGCGGGCGATGGTCAGCCGCTACCTCGCCGAGGTGGAGGGCTGGCTGGGCGCGCGGCTGCTGCACCGGACCACCCGGCGGGTCAGCCTGACCGGGGCTGGTGAAGCCGCGCTGGCGCGTTTCCGGCAGATGCTGGCGATCGGCGATGAACTGCAGGGCGAGCTGGCCAGCGACGATCCCGAGCCACACGGAACGTTGCGCATCACTGCCAGCGTGTCGTTCGGGCAGAGCCATCTGGCGCGCGCAGTGGCCGCCTTCGTGCAGCGCCATCCGGCCGCCCGCATCGAACTGCTGCTGGTCGACCGCACGGTCAACCTGGTGGAGGAGCGCGTCGACCTGGCGGTGCGCATCGCGCGGCAGATCGATCCCAGCCTGATTGCACGTCGCTTGGCGATCTGCCGCTCGGTGCTGTGCGCGACACCGGCCTACCTGCAGGCACGTGGCACGCCGACCGCGCCCGAACACCTCGCCGCGCACAACTGCCTGACCCATCACTACGTCGGCAAAAGCCTGTGGCAGCTGCATCGCGAAGGGCGCTCGTTGTCGGTTGCGGTGGGCGGCAACATCAGTGCCAATGAAGCATCGCTGTTGCTGGAGGCGGTGCGCGCCAATGCCGGCATCGCCATGTTGCCGACCTACCAGGTCGCACCGCTGCTGCGCAGTGGCGAACTGATCGAACTGCTGCCCGAGTACAGCCTGGACGAGCTCGGCATCCATGCGGTGTACGCGTCGCGTCGACAGCAGCCCGCCATCATGCGGCGATTCCTGGACTTCCTCGCCGAATGCTTCGCGAGCCCGGCCTTCCAGGATCTGGACTGGCGCCCTTCGGGCAAGGAGAACACATGA
- the gph gene encoding phosphoglycolate phosphatase (PGP is an essential enzyme in the glycolate salvage pathway in higher organisms (photorespiration in plants). Phosphoglycolate results from the oxidase activity of RubisCO in the Calvin cycle when concentrations of carbon dioxide are low relative to oxygen. This enzyme is a member of the Haloacid Dehalogenase (HAD) superfamily of aspartate-nucleophile hydrolase enzymes (PF00702).), which yields MSYPYPLVVFDLDGTLVDSAADIAEALNRTLEDIGLARVPEATVLGWIGDGVRRLVEQAVEAAGREIDLAAVMPTFMVHYRECLLRSPQLFDGVVDALTQLRALNVPLAICTNKPAALVPPLLQHLGIAEAFALVLGGDSLPQRKPSGEPLRHIAAHFGLPVDACLMVGDSLTDYRAAEDAGMPITLVRYGYPRGLDLENAQAVAVIDDLRELPGLAAVSAI from the coding sequence TTGTCGTATCCCTATCCGCTGGTCGTGTTCGACCTCGATGGCACGCTGGTCGACAGCGCGGCCGATATCGCCGAAGCACTGAACCGCACGCTGGAAGACATCGGCCTGGCGCGCGTACCCGAAGCCACCGTGCTGGGCTGGATCGGCGACGGCGTGCGCCGGCTGGTTGAACAGGCCGTGGAGGCTGCCGGGCGCGAGATCGATCTGGCGGCCGTGATGCCGACCTTCATGGTCCACTACCGCGAATGCCTGCTGCGCAGCCCGCAGCTGTTCGATGGCGTAGTGGACGCGCTGACGCAGTTGCGCGCGTTGAACGTACCGCTGGCGATCTGCACCAACAAGCCGGCCGCGCTGGTGCCGCCGTTGCTGCAGCACCTGGGCATCGCCGAGGCCTTCGCGCTGGTGCTGGGCGGTGATTCGCTGCCGCAGCGCAAGCCCAGCGGCGAGCCGTTGCGGCATATCGCCGCACACTTCGGACTGCCCGTCGATGCGTGCCTGATGGTGGGCGACTCGCTTACCGATTACCGCGCCGCTGAGGACGCCGGCATGCCGATCACGCTGGTGCGCTACGGCTATCCGCGAGGACTGGACCTGGAAAACGCGCAGGCCGTCGCGGTAATCGACGACCTGCGTGAACTGCCGGGATTGGCTGCGGTATCGGCGATCTGA
- the btuB gene encoding TonB-dependent vitamin B12 receptor, with translation MKLQSRMLSLAVLAALPALALADDGAADLDQVLVTATRTPIALQDSIAPAQVIDRAQIESSQATSLQELLQGRAGINLTNAGGLGKQSSLFLRGTNSSHTVVLVDGVRINSADLGLAMYQDLPLAQIERVEIVRGPQSSLYGADAIGGVIQIFTRRNQGDFAPHFQLGGGSNGLREASGGIGGGTERGWFGADIAYQHSDGIDACRGSATLFAGCFADEPDRDGYRNLSKSLRGGYNLSDQWTVEGSALRADGKNHYDGYYNYSETRQQVLAGKVRYTPSEQLTLTANVGRSDNESDNFGDFGARGSAQTHRDSASLQADIGVAEGQLLSAGVDWSEDNLDGSSAGYLVDSRRNTGVFLQYQARFGRHQLQASARNDDNQQFGNHATGSLGWAMELGHGLRVNASYGIAFKAPTFSDLYDPWSGVPTLDPEKSKSANLGISQQGQGWRWGLDVYETRIDDLITYDAATFRMQQVEKARIRGAELTGGATLAGFDINAQLSFTDPRNRTSGSAQFDNWLARRAQQTARLDVDRRFGGFRTGLTVQGAGKRYDDAANAVKVGGYGTLDLRAEYALTPAWSVLARVANVFDREYETVAWFNQPGREYQLSVRYQPR, from the coding sequence ATGAAACTGCAGTCCCGAATGCTGTCCCTGGCCGTGCTGGCCGCGCTTCCCGCGTTGGCCCTGGCCGATGATGGCGCCGCCGACCTCGATCAGGTGCTGGTCACCGCCACCCGCACGCCGATCGCCCTGCAGGACAGCATTGCGCCTGCGCAGGTGATCGACCGCGCGCAGATCGAATCCAGCCAGGCCACCTCCCTGCAGGAACTGCTGCAGGGCCGCGCCGGCATCAACCTGACCAATGCCGGTGGCCTGGGCAAGCAGAGCTCGCTGTTCCTGCGTGGCACCAATTCCTCGCATACCGTGGTGCTGGTCGATGGCGTGCGCATCAACAGCGCCGACCTCGGCCTGGCGATGTACCAGGATCTGCCGCTGGCGCAGATCGAGCGCGTGGAAATCGTGCGCGGTCCGCAGTCCAGCCTGTACGGCGCCGACGCCATCGGTGGCGTGATCCAGATCTTCACCCGCCGCAACCAGGGCGATTTCGCTCCGCACTTCCAGCTGGGCGGCGGCAGCAACGGCCTGCGTGAAGCCAGCGGCGGCATCGGTGGCGGCACCGAACGCGGCTGGTTCGGCGCCGACATCGCCTACCAGCATTCGGATGGCATCGATGCCTGCCGCGGTTCGGCCACGCTGTTTGCCGGCTGCTTCGCCGATGAACCCGACCGTGATGGCTACCGCAACCTGTCCAAGAGCCTGCGCGGTGGTTACAACCTGAGCGACCAGTGGACCGTGGAAGGCAGCGCCCTGCGCGCCGACGGCAAGAACCATTACGACGGCTACTACAACTACTCCGAGACCCGCCAGCAGGTGCTGGCCGGCAAGGTGCGCTACACCCCGTCCGAGCAGCTGACGCTGACTGCCAATGTCGGCCGCAGCGACAACGAATCCGACAACTTCGGCGATTTCGGTGCACGCGGCAGCGCACAGACGCACCGCGACAGCGCCTCGCTGCAGGCCGACATCGGTGTGGCCGAAGGCCAGCTGCTCAGCGCCGGCGTGGACTGGAGCGAAGACAACCTGGACGGCAGCAGCGCCGGTTACCTGGTCGACAGCCGCCGCAATACCGGCGTGTTCCTGCAGTACCAGGCGCGCTTCGGCCGTCACCAGTTGCAGGCCAGCGCACGGAACGACGACAACCAGCAGTTCGGCAACCACGCCACCGGCAGCCTCGGCTGGGCGATGGAGCTGGGCCACGGTCTGCGCGTCAACGCGAGCTACGGAATCGCGTTCAAGGCGCCGACCTTCAGCGACCTGTACGACCCGTGGAGCGGCGTGCCGACACTGGACCCGGAGAAGTCCAAGAGTGCCAACCTCGGCATCTCGCAGCAGGGCCAGGGCTGGCGCTGGGGCCTGGACGTGTACGAGACCCGCATCGATGACCTGATCACCTATGACGCGGCGACCTTCCGCATGCAACAGGTCGAAAAAGCACGCATCCGCGGCGCGGAACTGACCGGCGGCGCCACCCTGGCCGGCTTCGACATCAACGCGCAGCTGAGCTTCACCGATCCGCGTAACCGCACCAGCGGCAGTGCGCAGTTCGACAACTGGCTGGCACGACGTGCGCAGCAGACCGCGCGCCTGGACGTCGACCGCCGCTTCGGCGGCTTCCGCACCGGCCTGACCGTGCAGGGCGCGGGCAAGCGCTACGACGATGCCGCCAACGCGGTAAAGGTCGGCGGCTACGGTACGCTGGATCTGCGCGCCGAATATGCGCTGACCCCGGCATGGTCGGTGCTGGCGCGGGTGGCCAATGTGTTCGACCGCGAGTACGAGACCGTGGCGTGGTTCAACCAGCCCGGCCGCGAGTACCAGCTGAGCGTGCGTTACCAGCCCAGGTAA
- a CDS encoding histidine phosphatase family protein, translating into MILDLVRHAGNGRDEFLDGRSDPPQLARLPQELVDAYAGQSWERVISSPRLRSLHTAMALATPRALDVEADEEWEELDFGDWDGQSLFDLPEDALAAFHADPHAFPPPHGESWGHFERRIARALDRLLDDDDPVPTVVVSHGGPLRMVLSQVCGLPMSLCWALRIDHGTRLRVWVERGEAGLVGELLELQQP; encoded by the coding sequence ATGATCCTCGACCTGGTCCGCCATGCCGGCAACGGTCGCGATGAGTTCCTCGATGGCCGCAGCGATCCGCCGCAGCTGGCCCGCCTGCCGCAGGAACTGGTCGATGCCTATGCCGGGCAATCGTGGGAACGGGTGATCAGTTCGCCGCGCCTGCGCTCGCTGCATACGGCGATGGCACTGGCCACACCGCGCGCGCTGGACGTGGAAGCGGACGAGGAGTGGGAGGAGCTGGATTTCGGCGACTGGGATGGCCAATCGCTGTTCGACCTGCCAGAAGACGCGTTGGCCGCCTTCCACGCCGATCCGCACGCGTTTCCGCCGCCGCATGGCGAGAGCTGGGGCCACTTCGAACGGCGCATCGCACGGGCGCTGGATCGACTGCTGGATGACGACGACCCGGTGCCGACGGTCGTGGTCAGCCACGGCGGTCCGCTGCGCATGGTGCTGTCGCAGGTATGTGGCCTGCCGATGTCGCTGTGCTGGGCGCTGCGCATCGACCACGGCACGCGCCTGCGCGTGTGGGTCGAGCGCGGTGAAGCAGGTCTGGTGGGCGAGCTGCTGGAGCTGCAGCAGCCGTAG
- a CDS encoding TfoX/Sxy family protein, with protein sequence MSAVKLRNIGPKSAAWLRQVGLRSREDLVAIGAVGAFVKVKRAGFKPSLNLLYSLEGALLDCHWQELSEPQRTALVQDYEARIAVHPLKAAGPASGPVHEQRFDAEDDGEESTAESADED encoded by the coding sequence GTGAGCGCGGTCAAGCTGCGCAACATCGGTCCGAAGAGTGCGGCATGGCTGCGCCAGGTAGGCCTGCGCAGCCGCGAGGATCTGGTTGCCATCGGTGCCGTCGGCGCCTTCGTCAAGGTCAAGCGCGCCGGCTTCAAGCCCAGCCTCAACCTGCTGTATTCGCTGGAAGGTGCGCTGCTGGACTGCCACTGGCAGGAACTGAGCGAGCCGCAGCGCACGGCACTGGTGCAGGACTACGAAGCACGTATCGCCGTGCATCCGCTGAAGGCCGCAGGTCCGGCATCGGGTCCGGTGCATGAGCAGCGCTTCGACGCCGAGGACGACGGCGAAGAAAGCACGGCCGAAAGCGCCGACGAGGATTGA
- a CDS encoding GAF domain-containing protein, with protein MFANASLTGSKPEQYAQLLEQARGLVYGESDRIANAANLAALVYHALPDLNWVGFYLYDGKELVVGPFQGLPACVRIPLDKGVCGAAASQRVTQRIEDVEAFPGHIACDAASRSELVVPLVRGGELIGVFDIDSPVVGRFDAEDQAGLEAIAHVFVGALA; from the coding sequence ATGTTCGCCAACGCCTCGCTCACCGGCAGCAAGCCGGAACAATACGCCCAGCTGCTGGAACAGGCCCGTGGCCTGGTCTACGGCGAGTCCGACCGCATCGCCAATGCGGCCAACCTCGCTGCACTGGTCTACCACGCCCTGCCCGACCTGAACTGGGTCGGCTTCTACCTGTACGACGGCAAGGAACTGGTGGTCGGTCCGTTCCAGGGCCTGCCGGCCTGCGTGCGCATTCCGCTGGACAAGGGCGTATGCGGTGCGGCCGCCAGCCAGCGCGTGACCCAGCGGATCGAAGACGTGGAGGCCTTCCCCGGCCATATCGCCTGCGATGCCGCATCGCGCTCAGAGCTGGTGGTACCGCTGGTCCGCGGTGGGGAGCTGATCGGTGTGTTCGATATCGACAGCCCGGTCGTCGGCCGCTTCGATGCTGAGGACCAGGCCGGTCTGGAAGCCATCGCCCACGTGTTCGTCGGGGCGTTGGCGTGA
- the bioD gene encoding dethiobiotin synthase has translation MSLPATLPTALFVTGTDTEIGKTAASTALLHALRRRGLRVVGMKPVASGSHDLGQGLRNDDALALQAASLPVPDYADLNPYALRQPLAPELAAAEDGVRIELAPIVAAFERLRAQADVVVVEGVGGWLAPLSAQLDQLDLVRALRLPVVLVVGMRLGCVNHARLTAHSLQASGVDCLGWIGNHIDPSMQRQDENVATLQQRLPMPCWGRLPHLPEAGGEALSTHLHDA, from the coding sequence ATGTCCCTGCCTGCCACGTTGCCGACGGCCCTGTTCGTCACCGGCACCGATACCGAGATCGGCAAGACCGCCGCCAGTACCGCGCTGCTGCATGCGTTGCGCCGGCGCGGCCTGCGCGTGGTGGGCATGAAGCCGGTGGCCAGCGGCAGCCACGATCTGGGGCAGGGGCTGCGCAACGACGACGCGCTGGCACTGCAGGCCGCCAGCCTGCCGGTGCCGGACTATGCCGATCTGAACCCCTACGCATTGCGCCAGCCGTTGGCGCCGGAGCTGGCGGCGGCAGAAGATGGCGTGCGCATCGAACTGGCCCCGATCGTGGCAGCCTTCGAACGCCTGCGCGCACAGGCCGACGTGGTGGTGGTCGAAGGCGTGGGCGGCTGGCTGGCGCCCTTGTCGGCGCAGTTGGACCAGCTTGACCTGGTACGTGCGCTGCGGCTGCCGGTGGTGCTGGTGGTCGGCATGCGCCTGGGCTGCGTCAACCACGCGCGGTTGACCGCACACTCGCTGCAGGCCAGCGGCGTGGACTGCCTGGGCTGGATCGGCAACCACATCGATCCTTCGATGCAGCGCCAGGATGAGAACGTCGCGACCCTGCAGCAGCGCCTGCCGATGCCCTGCTGGGGGCGGCTGCCGCATCTGCCGGAAGCAGGTGGCGAAGCGTTGAGCACACACCTGCACGACGCGTGA
- a CDS encoding PLP-dependent aminotransferase family protein yields MDTEDTTTMIPPRYQRLSDELAEAIHGGRLPVGSRLPSLRQMASQRQLSLNTVIAAYRQLEDAGLVIPRPKAGFEVAPRLSAPQRSLRDAPSAPTAPLQQVLMARVLEAQRRPGVVDLAFAGPRGRQFYPGAQLARHTAQVLRHGQQTVETYARPNGSQRLLAQIVRRGPRLGLHTHAERLLLTHGAMEALQLALRAVTQAGDAIGIEAPSYFNLYPLLTTLGLQPIELPTHPQRGLDVDALEALLEHTSLAALVVMPTVHNPLGCTMPIADKQRLAELVNARQLPLIEDAVYAELQFSEPPAPLLKAFDRDGWVMVVGGFSKTLAPDYRIGWLDGGRFAERIALLKFQSTGGEPQLLGDAVAAYLEAGSYEHHLHRMRRLYREQVGRLRQLVAEHFPAGTCATEPQGGFLLWLELPGVDTRELFERALAEDIVFMPGQVYSRGARYRHCLRLSCCQTLDARFIGAVERLGAIARELVATTR; encoded by the coding sequence ATGGATACAGAAGACACCACCACGATGATCCCACCCCGCTATCAGCGGCTGTCGGACGAGCTGGCTGAAGCCATCCACGGCGGGCGCCTGCCGGTCGGCAGCCGGTTGCCATCGCTGCGGCAGATGGCTTCGCAGCGCCAGCTCAGCCTGAACACCGTGATTGCGGCCTATCGCCAACTGGAAGACGCCGGACTGGTCATTCCACGGCCGAAGGCCGGCTTCGAAGTTGCGCCGCGACTGTCGGCACCGCAGCGTTCGCTGCGTGATGCGCCGTCAGCACCCACTGCGCCGCTGCAGCAGGTGCTGATGGCGCGCGTGCTGGAAGCACAGCGCCGCCCCGGCGTGGTCGACCTGGCCTTTGCCGGCCCGCGCGGACGACAGTTCTACCCGGGCGCGCAGCTGGCCCGGCACACCGCGCAGGTGCTGCGCCACGGCCAACAGACCGTGGAAACCTATGCCCGCCCCAACGGGTCGCAGCGCCTGCTGGCGCAGATCGTGCGGCGTGGGCCCCGGCTGGGCCTGCATACCCATGCCGAGCGCCTGCTGCTGACCCATGGCGCGATGGAGGCACTGCAGCTGGCCCTGCGCGCGGTCACCCAGGCCGGTGATGCCATCGGCATCGAGGCGCCCTCGTACTTCAACCTGTACCCCTTGCTGACCACGCTCGGCCTGCAGCCGATCGAACTGCCCACCCATCCGCAGCGTGGCCTGGACGTGGATGCGCTGGAAGCACTGCTGGAGCACACATCTCTTGCGGCGCTGGTGGTGATGCCGACCGTACACAACCCGCTGGGCTGCACGATGCCGATCGCCGACAAGCAACGTCTGGCCGAGCTGGTCAACGCACGCCAGCTGCCGCTGATCGAAGACGCGGTGTATGCCGAACTGCAGTTCAGCGAGCCGCCAGCACCCTTGCTGAAGGCGTTCGACCGCGATGGCTGGGTGATGGTGGTCGGTGGATTCTCGAAGACGCTGGCACCGGACTACCGCATCGGCTGGCTCGATGGCGGCCGCTTCGCCGAACGCATCGCGCTGCTCAAATTCCAGTCCACCGGCGGCGAACCGCAGCTGCTCGGTGATGCGGTGGCGGCCTACCTGGAAGCCGGCAGCTACGAGCACCACCTGCACCGCATGCGCCGGTTGTACCGCGAACAGGTCGGTCGCCTGCGGCAACTGGTGGCCGAGCACTTCCCTGCCGGCACCTGCGCCACCGAGCCGCAGGGCGGCTTCCTGCTGTGGCTGGAGCTGCCGGGTGTGGACACCCGTGAACTGTTCGAGCGCGCACTGGCAGAGGACATCGTGTTCATGCCGGGCCAGGTGTATTCGCGTGGCGCGCGCTACCGGCATTGCCTGCGGTTGTCGTGCTGCCAGACCCTGGACGCGCGCTTCATCGGTGCGGTGGAACGGTTGGGTGCGATCGCGCGGGAGCTGGTGGCGACAACACGGTAG